In Physeter macrocephalus isolate SW-GA chromosome 2, ASM283717v5, whole genome shotgun sequence, a single window of DNA contains:
- the TMEM237 gene encoding transmembrane protein 237 has product MRADSGLRVEEDHPVSGEGRRPPRALPPVPSANQDDIPLSRPKKKKPRTKTTLASASLEGLVQTAVHRPPEGSEPPTKDSIEHQEAPVQRRQKKTKLPLELETAFTQKKTSSPSLLPNENGINVEPAEEPAIQKPRRKTKKTQPAELHYANELGVEDEDIITDEQSSPEQQSVLTAPTGISQPVGKVFVEKSRRFQAADRSELIKTTENIDMLMDMKPSWTTRDVALSVNRAFRMIGLFSHGVLAGCAVWNIVVIYVLAGDELSNLSNLLQQYKTLAYPFQSLLYLLLALSTVSAFDRIDFAKTSVAIRNFLALDPTALASFLYFTALILSLSQQMTSDRIHLYTPSSVNGSLWAEGVEEQVLQPWIVVNLVVALLVGLSWIFLSYRPGMDLSEELMFSSDVEEYPDKDKGIKASS; this is encoded by the exons ATGAGGGCGGACTCGGGGCTCCGGGTGGAGGAGGACCACCCGGTGAGCGGTGAGGGGCGC CGTCCTCCACGAGCCCTTCCACCTGTGCCaag TGCTAATCAAG atgatatTCCACTTAGTCGTCCTAAGAAAAAGAAGCCCAGAACAAAAACCACGCTAG CTAGTGCTTCTTTGGAAGGTCTTGTTCAGACTGCTGTTCACAGGCCACCTGAGGGCAGTGAGCCACCAACTAAAGACTCCATAGAACATCAAGAAGCTCCTGTTCAAAGGAGACAGAAGAAGACGAAGCTACCTCTTG AATTGGAGACTGCCTTTACCCAGAAGAAGACTTCTAGTCCATCTTTATTACCAAATGAAAATGGTATCAATGTGGAGCCAGCTGAGGAGCCAGCTATTCAGAAACCTCGAAGGAAGACAAA GAAAACCCAGCCAGCTGAATTACATTATGCCAATGAGCTAGGAGTTGAAGATGAAGACATCATTACTGATGAGCAAAGTAGTCCAGAACAACAGTCTGTATTGACTGCACCCACTGGTATTAGCCAGCCTGTAGGGAAAGTGTTTGTGGAAAAAAGCC GGCGATTCCAGGCTGCTGATCGCTCAGAGTTGATAAAGACCACAGAAAATATAGACATGTTGATGGACATGAAGCCTTCCTGGACCACCAGAGATGTTGCACTGTCAGTGAACCGGGCTTTCAG GATGATTGGTCTCTTTTCTCATGGCGTCTTggctggctgtgctgtgtggaATATTGTTGTGATATATGTTTTAGCAGGAGACGAGCTTTCTAACCTCTCAAACCTTCTGCAACAATACAAGACGTTAGCATATCCATTCCAGAGTCTCCTCTACTTGCTTTTGGCTCTAAGTACAGTTTCAGCTTTTGACAG GATTGACTTTGCTAAAACATCAGTAGCAATCCGAAATTTTCTTGCCCTGGATCCAACAGCTTTAGCATCCTTCT tGTACTTTACTGCTCTTATATTATCTCTGAGTCAACAAATGACAAGTGACAGAATCCACCTTTACACACCTTCTTCTGTTAATGGTAGCCTCTG GGCAGAAGGAGTTGAGGAACAGGTTCTCCAGCCATGGATTGTGGTGAATCTGGTGGTGGCCCTTCTGGTTGGATTATCTTGGATTTTTTTGTCTTATAGGCCAGGCATGGATCTTAGTGAAg AGTTGATGTTCTCCTCTGATGTGGAAGAATATCCTGATAAAGATAAAGGAATCAAAGCCTCTTCATAG